The following proteins come from a genomic window of Carassius auratus strain Wakin chromosome 18, ASM336829v1, whole genome shotgun sequence:
- the snapc5 gene encoding snRNA-activating protein complex subunit 5, whose product MLSRLQELKKEEETLLKIKVMLQDQLNRLKFEEGTLRSMINAQSEESPNEPPAPEVEVNLDDETEINQTKLVLGAQTDYDMEEEEEEDDDDEDDDADGDLDMVLEDEEDEDDY is encoded by the exons ATGCTGAGTCGCCTTCAGGAGCTCAAGAAGGAAGAGGAGACTCTTCTGAAAATAAAAGTCATGCTGCAAGATCAGCTCAACAGACTTAAG TTTGAGGAAGGGACCCTGAGGTCAATGATAAATGCCCAGTCTGAAGAAAGCCCAAATGAACCCCCTGCCCCTGAG GTGGAAGTCAACCTAGATGATGAGACTGAGATCAACCAGACCAAATTAGTATTAGGTGCTCAAACAGACTATGAcatggaagaagaagaggaggaagatgacgATGATGAGGATGACGATGCAGATGGAGACCTTGATATGGTGCTAGAagatgaggaagatgaagatgaCTACTGA